In the Podospora bellae-mahoneyi strain CBS 112042 chromosome 4, whole genome shotgun sequence genome, one interval contains:
- a CDS encoding hypothetical protein (EggNog:ENOG503P08D), translating to MAPTTIMRPERSERPYNTRRKSLSLHSLGIHVPVTHAARAAAAASRASSSSNNNNSSTQSSMASSNTKEAPSRRLKRAHTQDDDDAHTSEPLPKRRDSQTVKFEDTPPPSPPAAQQSIEMDEEDSKSIDMDAINDEIVEAVIVQLQNTGNRPHLVKELAAVLMQQLKIVQQSANPCAIISSRLATYLKRSGWSAQSPCPLAKELESVHPRRTYFYLTTCPHQPLPDPAQAATLSHLAHSRTIISPSLSSGASNSEDADSDAIRRRELSPSPEVDLSSPEFDDMDDEMPSTPIGSYSLPGFCLPPTSRFIAHHGNGRSSSRRAASPPLEKDEKEFTQTATGLQKRKLNGDLLRANPPTIVEPLPVLDLEKEEGSLFGGNNTTSNNNATNLSFVSSPAIRSTMYFPVSRKDLETESWNKWDSMLEWDRSPENIELDELDGLLSDY from the exons ATGGCCCCAACCACAATCATGCGCCCCGAGCGTTCGGAGCGTCCATACAACACTCGTCGCAAGTCGTTGTCGTTGCACTCGTTGGGAATCCACGTTCCCGTAACTCACGCTGCCcgcgccgccgctgctgccagccgagcttcttcttcctccaacaacaacaactcttCTACTCAGTCAAGTATGGCTTCATCAAATACAAAGGAAGCCCCCTCCAGGAGGCTAAAACGCGCGCACACTcaggatgacgatgatgcgCACACCTCAGAGCCGCTGCCCAAGAGGCGCGATAGCCAGACAGTCAAGTTCGAAGACactcccccgccatcccctcctGCTGCCCAACAGTCCATCgagatggacgaggaggactCGAAATCAATCGACATGGACGCCATCAACGATGAGATCGTCGAGGCTGTCATCGTTCAGCTCCAAAACACGGGCAACAGACCACACTTGGTGAAGGAGCTCGCTGCTGTCCTCATGCAGCAGCTCAAGATCGTTCAACA GTCCGCCAACCCGTGCGCCATCATTTCATCAAGGTTAGCCACCTACTTGAAGCGCAGCGGCTGGTCAGCTCAGTCGCCTTGCCCGCtggccaaggagctcgagTCTGTCCACCCAAGGCGCACATACTTTTACCTCACCACCTGCCCGCACCAGCCGCTCCCGGACCCGGCGCAAGCGGCCACTTTGAGCCACCTTGCGCACAGTCGCACCAtcatctctccctctctgTCCAGTGGAGCTTCCAACTCTGAGGACGCCGACTCCGACGCCATTCGGCGCCGCGAGCTGTCGCCCAGCCCGGAGGTGGATCTCTCAAGCCCAGAGTTTGATGATATGGATGACGAAATGCCGAGCACGCCTATCGGCTCTTATTCGCTTCCCGGCTTCTGCCTGCCCCCAACCTCTCGCTTCATTGCCCACCACGGCAAtggccgcagcagcagccgtcgTGCGGCCTCGCCTCCTCTCGAaaaggacgagaaggagtTCACTCAGACGGCTACTGGCCTGCAAAAGAGGAAACTCAATGGCGATCTGCTCAGGGCCAACCCGCCTACCATTGTCGAGCCATTGCCCGTCTTGGATCTTGAAAAAGAAGAGGGATCGCTCTTTGGCGGGAACAACACAACCAGCAATAACAATGCGACCAATCTGTCGTTTGTTTCAAGTCCCGCGATCCGGTCTACAATGTACTTCCCCGTCAGCAGGAAAGACCTCGAGACCGAAAGCTGGAATAAATGGGACAGCATGCTGGAGTGGGACCGGAGCCCTGAAAATATtgagcttgacgagcttGATGGGCTATTGAGCGATTACTGA